CGACGACCGAAAACCACGCGCGGAGGCTCTGAAAGACCGTGGTAGTTCGCCCCAGGATGAACCGCATGAACAAGCCGGACGCGAAACCGCTGGCCATCGACGCCAGGAAAGGCCCCCACCACTTGGCGAATTCGCTTTGATCGGGCGTGAGCCGGTTCCGCAAGCGCTCCGGGTCTTGAACCGCCACGAAGCCGACCACAGCGATACTGCCGCCCACGAACAAGACGCGGAGCAACCAGGGAGTAAAAGAGGATTGTTCGCCGTCGATGGAGGCACTGGGGGACGACGCGAATGCCATCAGCACAAGTGACAGGAGAAAGAAGTGCGCGAGCGGCGCCTTCACGTCCGCTTCGGGCCAGAGCAAGACCATCCAGAAGAACAAGCAGATCACCAGGGACATGAGCCCCCGGACGCTGCCGAGGGGCAACCCGAACGGGTGGCGCGGGTTATTGACGCTGTCGAGATCGTCGTTCTGCGTGGCGACGGCATTCATCGGTGGCCTCCGGGGCGTGAGGAGTCGCGGGTCATCAGGTTATTCGTTCGCGGCACCCGGCTCATTTGGCGGGGAACCCGTTCAGACCACGTTTCCAGAAGGGCGACGCGTGAGATTTTCGGTTTCTGGAGCAACGAATCAGCTCGGGGCGGAAGAGTCTGGCGCGCAGCTCGCCGAATTGCCGCAAGCCGTTGCCGAAGCGGGCTACACATTCTCTTAACCCGCCCTTGACGATTTTCGGGGTCTACTTACCATAGCAGTCTTACGAAATTGCCCGCTGTCTATTTTCGAGCAGGAAGAGTTATCGCCATGTCGACGTTCATGGCTAATGCCCAGACTGTTAAGCCCAAGTGGTACGTGATCGACGCCACCGACCTCGTGGTCGGCCGGTTAGCCGTGACCGTGTCCAACATTCTGCGCGGTAAGCACAAGCCCGAATACACCCCGCACGCGGATACCGGTGACTTTGTCATCATTATCAACGTGGAAAAGGTGAAGTTTACCGGCCGGAAGTGGGAGCAGAAGAGCTACCAGACCTTCTCGCACTACGCCGGCGGCCAGAAGATCATCCCGGCCAAAGAAATGCGCGACCGGAAGCCGGAAGAAATCATTCGGCTCGCGGTCAAGCGGATGATGACCAAGGGGCCGATGGCGTACAAGCAGATCAAGAAACTGAAGCTGTACAAAGGGTCGAGTCACGACCACCAGGCCCAACAACCGGTCGAATTCAAAATGCCCAAGGCGTAAAGACGAGGGGACGAACCGATCATGGCCGAGAAGAAGACGTTTTACCTGGGCACCGGCCGGCGGAAAACCGCCGTGGCGCGGGTCCGGTTGTGCGAAGGCAAGGGTAAGATCGAGATCAACGGTCGGACCCTCGATAACTACTTCACGGAAGAGAAAGACCGCGGCGCGGTTCTCGGTCCGCTGCAAGTGACCGAGCAGTTCAACCGCGTTGACGTGATCGTCAAGGTTCACGGCGGCGGCATCACCGGCCAGGCCGGGGCGATCTGCCAGGGCGTCGCCCGGGCGATCAAGACGATGTTCGCCCCGCCCGTCGAGCGGAAGTCGGTCACGATCGGCGGGATCACGATGGTCCGCGCCCGTCGCGTCGAGACGAAGACGGTCCCGGGTGCCGTGGTCCCGACGCCGAGCGTCGACGGGGCTGCCGGCGAAGAAGCCGGTGGCGGGATGCAGAAGAAGCTCCGCGACAGCGGCTACTTGACCCGCGACAGCCGCATGAAAGAGCGGAAGAAGTACGGCCTCCGCGGTGCCCGCCGCGGGACGCAATTCTCGAAGCGTTAACGCTTTTGGTCGAATACAACTTGGGCAGCACAAGAGCCCGCGGGATCATCTCCCGCGGGCTCTTGTGCTGGTATGCGTGCGATAAA
This is a stretch of genomic DNA from Fimbriiglobus ruber. It encodes these proteins:
- the rpsI gene encoding 30S ribosomal protein S9, which encodes MAEKKTFYLGTGRRKTAVARVRLCEGKGKIEINGRTLDNYFTEEKDRGAVLGPLQVTEQFNRVDVIVKVHGGGITGQAGAICQGVARAIKTMFAPPVERKSVTIGGITMVRARRVETKTVPGAVVPTPSVDGAAGEEAGGGMQKKLRDSGYLTRDSRMKERKKYGLRGARRGTQFSKR
- the rplM gene encoding 50S ribosomal protein L13 — its product is MSTFMANAQTVKPKWYVIDATDLVVGRLAVTVSNILRGKHKPEYTPHADTGDFVIIINVEKVKFTGRKWEQKSYQTFSHYAGGQKIIPAKEMRDRKPEEIIRLAVKRMMTKGPMAYKQIKKLKLYKGSSHDHQAQQPVEFKMPKA